A window of Chlorocebus sabaeus isolate Y175 chromosome 14, mChlSab1.0.hap1, whole genome shotgun sequence contains these coding sequences:
- the NEURL3 gene encoding E3 ubiquitin-protein ligase NEURL3 produces the protein MGAQLCFEANAKAPGEALRFHAETKGAQVRLDTRGCTAHRRATFHDGIVFSQRPVRLGERVALRLLREESGWCGGLRVGFTRLDPACVSVPSLPPFVCPDLEEQSPTWAAVLPEGCALVGDVVRFWVDRRGRLFAKVNAGCRFLLREGVPVGAPLWAVMDVYGTTKAIELLDPTASQLPTAMPWDLSNKAVAEPKATPGEECAICFYHAANTCLVPCGHTYFCRCCAWRVFRDTAKCPVCRWQIEVVAPAQGPPALRTEEGS, from the exons ATGGGTGCCCAGCTCTGCTTCGAGGCCA ACGCCAAGGCGCCCGGAGAGGCACTTCGCTTCCATGCCGAGACCAAGGGCGCGCAGGTGCGTCTGGACACGCGTGGCTGCACCGCGCACAGGCGCGCCACGTTCCACGACGGCATCGTGTTCAGCCAGCGGCCCGTGCGCCTGGGCGAGCGCGTGGCGCTGCGCCTTCTGCGGGAGGAGAGCGGCTGGTGCGGCGGCCTCCGCGTGGGCTTCACGCGCCTGGACCCCGCGTGCGTGTCCGTGCCCAGCCTGCCGCCCTTCGTGTGCCCCGACCTGGAGGAGCAGAGCCCGACGTGGGCGGCCGTACTGCCTGAGGGCTGCGCGCTCGTGGGGGACGTGGTCCGTTTCTGGGTGGACCGCCGCGGCCGCCTCTTCGCCAAGGTCAACGCCGGCTGCAGGTTCCTGCTGCGTGAGGGTGTGCCCGTGGGCGCCCCGCTCTGGGCCGTGATGGACGTGTACGGGACCACCAAGGCCATCGAGCTGCTGG atCCCACAGCCAGCCAGCTCCCGACAGCCATGCCATGGGACCTCAGCAACAAGGCTGTGGCTGAGCCCAAAG CCACACCAGGAGAAGAGTGTGCCATCTGCTTCTATCACGCTGCCAACACCTGCCTTGTGCCCTGCGGCCACACATACTTCTGCAGATGCTGCGCCTGGCGGGTCTTCAGGGATACGGCCAAGTGCCCTGTGTGCCGCTGGCAGATCGAGGTGGTAGCCCCCGCGCAGGGCCCTCCTGCTCTGAGGACTGAGGAAGGCTCATGA